A DNA window from Verrucomicrobiota bacterium contains the following coding sequences:
- a CDS encoding alpha/beta hydrolase — protein MPNLQTNRLKISFQQRGSGPDLIMIHGLAANQAFWHFKIMPHFVEDFHVTVYDLRGHGLSEMLPEGYVTKDLAEDLLSMMDQLEIEKAHLVGHSYGGAVSLHFAAMCPNRVQSLSLIDCRVQSLQPMHGFDDINWWHDRKMQIEAKGVTIPEGTPKVVYAMLEELIPMIESGDANTNALPGLILNNGSWDGKSRSAKRWMKLVQETTFTNDFNKVAELTSDLIESITARVLLLYGGESQCLDTCIELQKLLPEAKVVIAPNLGHFFPMVRPDVVVDHVRNFILGNK, from the coding sequence TTGCCTAATTTACAGACGAATCGCCTTAAGATCTCGTTCCAACAGCGCGGCTCTGGACCAGACCTCATTATGATTCATGGCCTGGCAGCCAACCAGGCCTTCTGGCATTTCAAGATTATGCCTCATTTTGTGGAAGACTTTCATGTGACAGTATATGATTTAAGAGGTCATGGGCTATCTGAAATGCTGCCTGAAGGCTATGTCACCAAAGACCTAGCTGAAGATCTACTTAGCATGATGGACCAGCTTGAAATCGAGAAAGCGCACCTTGTCGGACATAGCTACGGAGGTGCTGTTTCATTGCACTTTGCTGCCATGTGCCCAAACCGAGTTCAAAGCTTGTCCTTAATAGATTGCCGTGTTCAGTCCCTACAACCCATGCATGGTTTTGATGACATTAATTGGTGGCATGATCGCAAGATGCAAATCGAAGCGAAAGGTGTCACCATTCCAGAGGGTACTCCTAAAGTAGTCTATGCCATGCTTGAAGAATTGATACCCATGATTGAGTCTGGAGATGCAAATACTAACGCACTACCTGGACTTATTTTAAATAATGGGTCTTGGGATGGAAAGAGTCGATCCGCCAAACGCTGGATGAAGCTAGTGCAAGAAACCACTTTTACCAATGACTTTAACAAAGTCGCCGAGCTGACATCTGATTTGATTGAATCAATCACAGCTAGGGTTTTATTACTCTATGGTGGGGAATCCCAATGCCTTGATACCTGCATTGAACTACAAAAACTTTTGCCAGAGGCAAAGGTGGTAATTGCTCCCAATCTTGGTCATTTTTTCCCCATGGTCCGTCCCGATGTAGTCGTCGATCATGTTAGAAATTTTATCCTAGGTAACAAGTAA
- a CDS encoding alkaline phosphatase family protein: MKTLLLGLDGATFTALNPMIEAGVMPFMKSLIHKGVKAELMSTPCPVTPPAWTSMITGRGPGHHGIFDFIRSEEVNDENGTRLSFRLANARDIQSEPIWQLTARQGKKTGVLNFPATYLCYPFDGYIVPGFVTSRVLRSGTYPRAFWDQIKDLPGFDVKDTSWDLDEGRKPLGSSLDFQNLKTWIDYLKRKENGWFAIAKELIENTDTELIAMVFEGVDRLQHQVWRLLDPEFYPKNPEPWEVEARDYSYTYFNHLDGLLKQLVEAAGEESRAIVVSDHGFGSTTEVFYINAWLEKEGYLTWKSTAEEDDKESLTAHNMRDHFETIDFDKTVAYAKTTSANGVYIRIAKKEGQSGIAPEQHEMFCKEIETKLLDWKDPKTGTPVVINTIRRERAFPGVAMEEAPDITVYLRDGGFISIMKSNEIVKPRSEVKGTHRPNGIFIASGKNIEKGKEIGKLSILDVAPTLLYSMGLSIPTNYDGKVALDAFDSDYITVNPPVIADVSQEDEVAKNSKAGDVEENDENVILERLKSLGYME, translated from the coding sequence ATGAAAACTCTGCTCCTAGGTCTTGATGGTGCAACATTCACTGCACTTAACCCTATGATTGAAGCTGGCGTTATGCCCTTCATGAAATCCCTCATTCATAAAGGAGTAAAAGCCGAGCTTATGTCCACACCTTGCCCTGTGACCCCACCAGCTTGGACCTCTATGATAACAGGCAGAGGACCCGGTCATCACGGGATCTTTGACTTCATTCGTTCTGAAGAAGTGAACGATGAAAATGGCACTCGCCTTTCATTCCGTTTGGCCAATGCACGTGATATCCAGTCAGAACCTATCTGGCAATTAACCGCTAGACAGGGAAAGAAAACAGGCGTTCTAAATTTTCCAGCTACCTATCTATGTTATCCATTTGATGGATACATCGTCCCTGGTTTTGTGACTTCACGTGTACTGCGCTCCGGAACTTATCCGAGAGCATTCTGGGATCAAATTAAGGACTTACCTGGTTTTGACGTAAAGGATACTTCATGGGACTTAGATGAAGGAAGAAAGCCTTTGGGAAGCTCTCTTGACTTTCAAAATCTTAAAACGTGGATCGATTACCTCAAGCGCAAAGAAAACGGTTGGTTTGCCATTGCCAAAGAACTCATCGAAAACACGGACACCGAATTGATCGCTATGGTATTTGAGGGTGTTGACCGTTTACAGCACCAAGTTTGGAGACTATTAGATCCTGAGTTCTACCCCAAAAACCCGGAGCCTTGGGAAGTTGAAGCTAGAGATTATTCTTACACTTATTTCAATCACCTGGATGGATTATTAAAGCAACTCGTTGAAGCTGCGGGAGAAGAGTCCAGAGCAATAGTAGTCTCAGACCACGGCTTTGGCTCAACAACGGAGGTCTTCTATATCAATGCTTGGCTGGAAAAAGAAGGTTACCTCACATGGAAATCAACCGCAGAAGAGGATGACAAGGAATCTCTTACCGCTCATAACATGAGAGATCATTTTGAGACCATCGATTTTGATAAGACTGTTGCTTATGCTAAGACAACTAGTGCAAACGGTGTCTATATTCGTATTGCTAAAAAAGAAGGCCAAAGCGGTATAGCTCCTGAGCAACACGAAATGTTTTGTAAAGAAATCGAGACCAAATTACTCGATTGGAAAGACCCCAAGACTGGAACTCCTGTGGTAATCAACACCATCAGACGCGAACGTGCATTCCCAGGCGTAGCCATGGAAGAAGCTCCAGATATTACCGTTTATTTACGTGATGGCGGATTCATTTCCATTATGAAATCTAATGAGATTGTGAAGCCTCGCTCTGAAGTCAAAGGAACTCACCGACCCAACGGAATCTTTATTGCATCAGGCAAGAATATCGAGAAGGGTAAAGAGATCGGCAAGCTTTCTATATTAGATGTAGCACCAACCCTGCTCTATAGTATGGGCCTGTCTATTCCTACTAATTATGATGGCAAGGTTGCTTTGGATGCTTTTGACTCAGACTACATTACAGTAAACCCTCCTGTTATTGCTGATGTAAGCCAAGAGGATGAAGTTGCCAAGAACTCTAAAGCTGGGGATGTTGAGGAAAATGATGAGAATGTCATTCTAGAGCGTCTGAAAAGTCTAGGCTACATGGAATAA
- a CDS encoding class I SAM-dependent methyltransferase: METLIKPREHPTALDFKDFELVGVNGVTEGWNAYPHSMEFFEGNLFVGTTRAALCILKRKGRVLPPPPFSCWPIKCPYPEDPKIMRAQILKFNMKSRTWTKLWDSPYHVDEEGKTFAREMAYRGMTTYQGKSDPKPCLYVGSLSTWGAKILRSEDGVTFKECPGKLPGTSVRTLWPFRGKLYTSCVGIAGRDANESKNACVMESVDPAKGIWRDVSLPSFGDPSNVSFFDIADFNDHLYVTTMNINSGFQLWKSKLEGKPPYKWTKVITAGAYRGFLNEFGLSLCAFGDALYVGTGIAGGGYDRFHKIGLGPAELIRVFPDDSWDLVAGVPRVTPDGVKMPISGLGPGIDTFMNGYIWRMCVHNGWLYIGTFNWPAFFKYNPHGLSKTPPETRKFYEKLLPGNSIERFMDTYGGCHLWRTQDGRNLYPVTRNGFENIYNAGIRRFVSTPHGMFVGTVNQFGPEVAIKRGDEWVYENNPRGGIEIFLGNKDSTPQEEVERIVLNSPHTRQKNLRDKQFRDCKSDFERRINLFLYAAYLEEALDDPGYQRIGYWKGSEKTISGACNSLVDRSLKLLPNENAGSVLDVECGKGGSTHRLNSHFPGKVVGVDQLLMHIDFASNRFPDNPCYFMRPTELDFPDNSFDSVFCYESMPFMKTRKLFLKEVSRVLKPGGVLIATDMFFDRKATRINKGMYRQNHVRSLEDYEKVYEMAGLKLDKCEDLTFETVMPFSRVATSLMTQKYRARKLSEEEFGRGMAFLSRFLLFVRRYLMVSAFKK; the protein is encoded by the coding sequence GTGGAAACCTTAATTAAACCTCGCGAACACCCCACGGCCTTGGATTTCAAAGACTTTGAGCTTGTTGGTGTGAATGGAGTGACCGAAGGATGGAACGCCTATCCTCATTCCATGGAATTTTTCGAAGGTAATCTATTCGTCGGAACCACACGAGCGGCCCTCTGCATCCTTAAAAGAAAAGGGAGGGTTCTACCTCCACCGCCGTTTAGCTGTTGGCCTATTAAGTGCCCCTACCCAGAAGATCCCAAGATCATGCGAGCTCAAATTCTAAAGTTCAATATGAAGTCACGGACTTGGACGAAACTCTGGGATTCTCCCTATCACGTAGATGAAGAAGGAAAGACCTTTGCCAGAGAAATGGCTTACCGAGGCATGACCACCTACCAAGGCAAATCAGATCCTAAACCTTGCCTCTATGTAGGTTCTTTGTCTACTTGGGGAGCAAAAATTTTACGCTCTGAGGATGGCGTCACATTTAAGGAGTGCCCCGGCAAACTTCCCGGAACATCTGTGCGCACACTTTGGCCTTTTAGAGGCAAGCTCTACACTTCATGTGTAGGTATTGCCGGTCGCGATGCAAACGAAAGTAAAAATGCTTGCGTCATGGAGTCCGTGGATCCTGCCAAAGGTATTTGGCGGGATGTTAGTCTCCCAAGCTTTGGTGACCCAAGTAATGTGAGTTTCTTCGATATCGCAGACTTTAATGACCATCTCTATGTCACGACCATGAATATCAATAGTGGTTTCCAACTTTGGAAGAGCAAGCTAGAGGGAAAACCTCCCTACAAATGGACTAAAGTCATTACTGCTGGAGCCTATCGAGGATTTTTAAATGAGTTTGGTCTTTCCTTGTGTGCGTTTGGTGATGCTCTTTATGTAGGCACCGGAATAGCTGGAGGCGGCTATGACCGCTTTCATAAAATTGGGTTAGGACCAGCTGAACTCATCCGTGTATTCCCGGACGATTCTTGGGATCTAGTTGCAGGTGTTCCCCGGGTTACTCCAGATGGAGTCAAGATGCCTATCAGTGGACTAGGCCCGGGTATTGATACTTTTATGAACGGTTACATTTGGCGGATGTGTGTTCATAATGGTTGGCTTTATATCGGAACTTTTAATTGGCCAGCCTTTTTCAAATACAACCCCCACGGCTTATCCAAAACCCCTCCAGAAACCCGCAAGTTTTATGAAAAACTTTTGCCAGGTAATAGCATCGAAAGATTCATGGATACCTATGGGGGTTGTCATTTATGGAGAACACAAGATGGCAGAAATTTATATCCCGTAACACGTAATGGCTTTGAAAATATTTACAATGCTGGTATTCGAAGATTTGTTTCAACTCCTCATGGCATGTTTGTAGGCACGGTCAATCAATTCGGCCCCGAAGTCGCAATAAAAAGAGGTGACGAGTGGGTTTATGAAAACAATCCACGTGGGGGCATTGAAATTTTTCTAGGTAATAAAGATTCGACTCCTCAAGAGGAAGTTGAGCGCATCGTTTTAAATTCTCCTCATACTAGACAAAAAAATTTAAGAGATAAACAGTTTCGCGATTGCAAGTCAGACTTTGAAAGACGCATCAATCTTTTTTTATATGCTGCCTATTTGGAGGAGGCGCTAGATGACCCTGGGTATCAACGTATTGGCTACTGGAAAGGTTCTGAGAAAACAATTTCGGGGGCTTGTAATAGCTTGGTTGATCGCTCACTAAAATTGTTACCCAACGAGAATGCTGGCTCCGTATTAGATGTGGAGTGTGGCAAGGGAGGATCCACTCACCGACTCAACAGTCACTTCCCTGGAAAAGTTGTAGGGGTTGATCAGTTACTCATGCATATTGACTTTGCTAGCAATCGCTTTCCCGACAATCCATGCTATTTTATGCGCCCAACAGAGCTAGATTTCCCGGATAACAGTTTTGATTCCGTTTTCTGCTACGAGAGTATGCCGTTCATGAAAACTAGGAAACTCTTTCTCAAGGAAGTTTCCAGAGTCTTGAAACCAGGGGGTGTCCTTATTGCCACCGACATGTTCTTTGACCGCAAAGCGACAAGAATCAACAAGGGCATGTATAGACAAAACCATGTTCGCTCTTTAGAGGACTATGAAAAAGTTTACGAAATGGCAGGACTCAAATTAGATAAATGTGAAGATCTGACATTCGAGACTGTGATGCCTTTTAGCCGAGTGGCTACCTCACTTATGACTCAGAAATACCGAGCACGCAAATTGAGTGAAGAGGAGTTTGGAAGAGGCATGGCTTTTCTTTCTCGCTTTTTACTTTTTGTAAGACGTTACCTGATGGTATCAGCATTTAAAAAATAG
- a CDS encoding beta-ketoacyl synthase N-terminal-like domain-containing protein: MGSVSDRANDVAIVGMSCVFPGADNLHQFWQNIVSKHDAIDNPSLFDKNTDDKVYCKRGGYLHDLARFDPMTYGIMPKAIDGAEPEHFLALRVADEALRDAGYPQIPINRERTGVIMGRGTFANRGLANLNQHGYVIDQTLELLQELNPSIDSELINTLKEKLIASLPPLDAQTAPGVVSSLTSGRIANRLNLSGVNYCVDGACASSLVAVEHGMRDLRDRRCDMVLAGGVQLSANILVLRLFSELGALSKNGNIRPFDTNSDGTLLGDGVGVLVLKRLEDAEKDGNRIYSILKAVGTSSDGKAKSIVAPRHEGQVLALERAYEESGIDPQTVGLIEAHGTSMPVGDEVELRTLQKVFGVRSRIAASCAVGSVKSMIGHLIPAAGVASLIKTSLALYHKTLPPSLNCEKPIDTLQNSKSIFYINTETRPWVHGYKDNNRRAGINAFGFGGVNAHAILEEHIQTQDTGSENFERKWDSELLVFDAPDRRGLVQKLHRVLEEIEKRPELELNELAYTLHKAYSQDTKRLTMVVKSKEELFKKISSSISKLEDPSSKQIKVRSGTYFFEHPLSLDGKIAFLFPGEGSQYVNMLSTLSRQFPCVRHCLDLADTAFLEEGLDYILSDILYPPPTGLQDDERRHLEDRIWEMEIAVQSTTTANRALFSLLSQFGIKPHAVLGHSSGEFAALEASGALPFSEEKDLIKYVLKGKQTVRAVSELGEKELPKVKLIAVGSDDTEIAARVVSKVGGSLQISMDNCPFQIIICGNERDIDQAIKELNTEGATCSTLPFNRPYHTSMFSSAMEPLKRFFNELDINAPEIPMYSCATAELFTQNPDEVRQLAIKQWVSCVRFRDTIKKMYDDGFRIFIEVGPGGNLTSFVNDTLKGQEYAASATNLSHKPELFQLQQALGLTIAQGLDLDLSYLYQARSLKEIDFDYIESNSKRPPKLNLALPKLALDSSELSSFQKDFSSRRPKIQNASPPQKQSVETTNRLTELGKDVISKEEPQNDSIPVELTPSEQAVHEHFKTMDIFLKSQEAVMLGIFSPSQGNSSPQAKVYTNSLRAKTSSNTKLPFTENIIEIEEGKRLLIQYEFKEEEDLFLADHALGGKVSHYDKALKALLVNPLTMSIEVIAQAAAALFPGKIVTSIKNIEANRWVTAEGGSLKVALTASLNADGLVRVAMTEIENLNKAVPPHIRANVELAEQYPSPRKAKTFSLSSPRASRFSQGNLYTMGMFSGPNFQGIEEIKAWGNDGVIGTLLGLTRKNMFASNADPTFVADPALMDAAGQLLAHWHAEHDNSKFNMFPYKLEELKIYGPTLPEGERVEGRLHIKPITSDRYRAQIDLVNANGEYHATIRGWEVKTFALPETFYGILHNSPQIVLSHERSDLLPKSYAERSSFRLVDWFTKSLLLEGGRIWLRVLAHQILSRKERDTWNQLLGNDERKIQWLLGRAAAKDAVRKLLERNHQLKLCPADVEILNDKHGKPFVDGVWLPQFDRQLQVSISHSGIFAAAIATDSPNSAVGVDVQVLKQLEHGFSQFVFTEEENNLFTKISDHQRNNWCLRGWCAKEAAGKASGFGLGGNPKNWFIKEFDIEKGKFSIECSEDFSNSFPSLSGLQFEINTFIEDNRVIACTFKNTKEFLTMKE; the protein is encoded by the coding sequence ATGGGTTCAGTTTCAGATAGAGCGAATGATGTAGCCATCGTGGGGATGAGTTGCGTTTTCCCTGGGGCCGACAATTTGCATCAATTTTGGCAAAATATCGTTAGTAAACACGATGCCATAGACAATCCTTCTCTGTTTGATAAAAATACCGATGATAAGGTTTATTGTAAGCGCGGCGGCTATCTCCACGACTTAGCAAGATTCGACCCTATGACCTATGGGATTATGCCCAAGGCAATAGATGGGGCTGAACCAGAGCACTTTCTAGCTCTTCGAGTAGCTGATGAAGCCCTACGAGATGCAGGCTACCCTCAAATCCCCATTAACCGAGAACGGACTGGTGTCATCATGGGACGTGGCACTTTTGCTAACCGAGGATTGGCCAACCTCAATCAACACGGTTATGTCATTGACCAAACCCTTGAGCTACTACAAGAACTTAATCCATCTATTGACTCAGAGCTTATAAACACACTTAAAGAAAAATTAATTGCTTCACTGCCTCCTCTTGATGCACAAACAGCTCCAGGTGTCGTATCAAGCCTGACCAGCGGCAGAATTGCCAATCGCCTCAATTTATCTGGCGTCAACTATTGTGTAGATGGCGCATGTGCTTCTTCCCTTGTTGCTGTGGAACATGGTATGCGTGATCTAAGAGATAGACGGTGCGACATGGTGCTTGCAGGCGGCGTACAACTTAGCGCAAACATACTGGTTTTAAGACTTTTTTCTGAATTAGGTGCACTCTCAAAGAATGGAAACATTCGCCCATTTGATACAAATTCGGATGGAACGTTACTTGGAGATGGAGTAGGCGTCTTGGTCTTAAAGCGTCTCGAAGATGCGGAGAAAGATGGCAACCGTATTTATTCCATTCTAAAAGCAGTTGGGACTTCTAGTGACGGGAAAGCTAAGAGTATTGTTGCCCCAAGGCATGAAGGTCAAGTTCTTGCTTTAGAGCGAGCCTATGAGGAATCCGGTATTGATCCTCAAACAGTAGGCCTCATTGAAGCTCACGGCACATCCATGCCCGTTGGAGATGAGGTCGAGCTGCGGACGCTTCAAAAGGTCTTTGGCGTTCGCTCTAGAATTGCTGCATCTTGTGCTGTTGGCTCCGTGAAGTCGATGATAGGCCATCTTATCCCTGCTGCGGGCGTTGCCAGCTTGATTAAAACATCACTTGCCCTGTATCATAAAACACTGCCTCCTTCGCTCAATTGCGAAAAACCAATTGATACTCTTCAAAATTCCAAAAGCATTTTCTATATAAATACAGAAACCAGACCATGGGTTCATGGCTATAAAGACAATAACAGACGCGCAGGAATTAATGCTTTTGGTTTCGGTGGTGTTAATGCGCATGCCATCCTTGAGGAACATATCCAAACTCAAGATACCGGGTCGGAGAATTTTGAACGCAAATGGGACTCTGAGTTACTTGTTTTTGATGCACCAGACCGTCGTGGACTCGTTCAAAAACTACACCGCGTTCTTGAGGAAATTGAAAAGCGACCTGAACTCGAACTTAACGAACTGGCTTACACACTTCATAAGGCTTACAGCCAAGACACTAAACGACTAACCATGGTCGTTAAATCAAAAGAAGAACTCTTTAAGAAAATCAGTAGTTCTATCTCAAAGCTAGAAGATCCTTCCAGTAAACAAATCAAAGTTCGTTCAGGCACATACTTTTTCGAACACCCTTTAAGTCTAGATGGTAAAATCGCTTTCTTGTTTCCTGGAGAAGGTTCGCAATATGTCAACATGCTGAGCACGCTTAGCAGACAATTCCCGTGTGTAAGGCATTGTCTCGATCTAGCTGATACCGCCTTTCTTGAAGAAGGCTTAGATTATATTCTGAGTGATATTCTATATCCCCCACCTACTGGGCTTCAAGATGATGAACGCCGTCACTTAGAAGATCGCATTTGGGAAATGGAAATAGCTGTGCAATCAACTACCACAGCGAACCGCGCGCTCTTCAGTCTATTATCTCAATTCGGCATCAAACCTCATGCAGTATTAGGTCACAGTAGCGGTGAGTTTGCTGCCTTAGAAGCTTCTGGAGCCCTTCCATTTTCGGAAGAGAAAGACTTGATCAAGTATGTCCTCAAGGGAAAACAAACCGTGCGCGCTGTTTCAGAATTGGGAGAAAAGGAGCTTCCTAAGGTAAAACTCATCGCTGTGGGTTCAGACGATACAGAGATTGCGGCTAGAGTTGTATCCAAAGTAGGGGGATCTCTCCAGATATCTATGGATAATTGCCCCTTTCAAATAATCATTTGCGGAAATGAACGGGATATCGACCAAGCCATAAAAGAGCTAAACACCGAAGGTGCAACGTGTAGCACCTTACCATTTAATAGACCTTACCACACCTCCATGTTTAGTTCTGCTATGGAGCCGCTCAAGCGCTTCTTCAATGAATTAGATATCAACGCCCCTGAAATCCCCATGTATTCTTGTGCCACCGCCGAGCTCTTCACTCAAAACCCAGATGAGGTACGCCAATTAGCTATTAAGCAATGGGTAAGCTGTGTTCGTTTTCGTGACACCATTAAAAAAATGTATGATGATGGCTTTCGTATCTTCATAGAAGTAGGCCCGGGAGGTAATCTCACCTCTTTTGTTAATGATACTCTCAAGGGTCAGGAATATGCGGCTTCTGCCACCAACCTTTCTCATAAACCTGAGCTCTTCCAGCTTCAACAAGCTTTGGGTCTTACGATTGCTCAAGGTCTAGATTTAGATTTATCTTATCTTTATCAAGCACGCTCTCTCAAAGAGATTGATTTTGATTATATCGAGAGCAACTCAAAGCGCCCCCCCAAGCTTAATCTTGCATTGCCCAAATTAGCATTAGATAGCAGTGAACTTTCTTCCTTCCAAAAAGATTTTTCTTCTAGAAGGCCTAAGATTCAAAATGCTTCACCTCCGCAAAAACAAAGTGTCGAGACTACAAACCGTCTGACTGAATTAGGCAAAGACGTCATTAGCAAAGAAGAGCCTCAAAATGACTCTATACCTGTTGAGCTAACACCTAGTGAACAGGCCGTCCATGAACATTTCAAAACGATGGATATTTTCCTCAAATCTCAAGAAGCCGTGATGCTTGGAATCTTTAGTCCATCGCAAGGAAACTCTTCTCCACAAGCTAAAGTATATACTAATAGCCTTAGAGCTAAGACATCATCTAACACTAAGCTGCCTTTCACTGAAAACATTATTGAAATAGAAGAGGGCAAACGACTCCTGATCCAATATGAATTCAAAGAAGAAGAAGACCTTTTCCTGGCTGATCATGCTTTAGGTGGAAAAGTATCTCATTATGATAAAGCTTTAAAAGCGCTCTTAGTTAACCCGCTCACCATGAGTATCGAAGTGATTGCCCAGGCCGCTGCAGCTTTATTCCCTGGTAAAATTGTTACCTCAATAAAAAACATAGAAGCAAATCGATGGGTCACCGCTGAAGGGGGTTCACTCAAAGTCGCTCTGACTGCATCACTAAACGCTGACGGTCTTGTGCGAGTTGCTATGACTGAGATTGAAAATCTCAATAAAGCTGTCCCTCCTCACATCCGAGCAAATGTAGAACTAGCTGAACAATACCCTAGCCCGAGAAAAGCAAAAACCTTCTCGTTGTCTTCCCCTAGAGCTTCCCGCTTTTCCCAAGGCAATCTTTACACCATGGGTATGTTTAGTGGTCCAAACTTCCAAGGGATCGAGGAGATAAAAGCATGGGGAAATGATGGAGTCATCGGAACATTACTAGGGCTCACCAGGAAGAATATGTTTGCCTCGAACGCTGATCCTACATTCGTCGCTGACCCTGCTCTTATGGATGCCGCAGGCCAACTCCTAGCACACTGGCATGCCGAACATGATAACAGCAAGTTCAATATGTTCCCTTACAAGCTGGAGGAATTAAAAATTTACGGTCCTACTCTGCCAGAGGGAGAAAGAGTAGAAGGAAGATTGCATATTAAGCCCATCACCTCAGACCGCTATCGTGCCCAGATTGACTTAGTTAATGCCAACGGAGAATACCATGCAACGATTCGAGGCTGGGAAGTGAAGACTTTCGCTTTACCAGAGACTTTCTATGGCATCCTTCATAACAGTCCTCAAATTGTATTAAGTCATGAGCGATCGGATCTTTTACCTAAATCATACGCAGAGAGAAGTAGCTTCCGCTTGGTGGATTGGTTTACAAAAAGCTTACTCCTAGAGGGTGGAAGAATCTGGTTGCGAGTCTTAGCACATCAAATTCTTTCGAGAAAAGAGAGAGATACCTGGAACCAATTATTAGGTAATGATGAACGAAAAATTCAATGGTTGCTCGGGCGAGCAGCTGCAAAAGATGCCGTTAGGAAACTACTCGAGCGTAATCACCAATTAAAATTATGTCCTGCCGATGTCGAAATCTTAAATGATAAGCACGGCAAACCATTTGTCGATGGAGTTTGGCTGCCACAATTTGACAGACAGTTGCAAGTCTCCATTAGTCATTCTGGCATCTTTGCGGCTGCCATAGCTACAGATAGTCCCAACTCTGCAGTTGGTGTCGATGTGCAGGTGTTGAAACAACTCGAACATGGATTCTCTCAATTCGTTTTTACAGAGGAAGAAAATAACCTTTTTACTAAAATTTCAGATCACCAAAGGAATAACTGGTGTTTGAGAGGCTGGTGCGCCAAGGAAGCTGCCGGTAAAGCTAGTGGCTTTGGATTGGGAGGTAATCCAAAAAATTGGTTCATCAAGGAGTTTGATATCGAAAAAGGCAAATTCTCTATAGAGTGCTCCGAAGACTTTTCAAATTCATTCCCTTCCTTGTCTGGACTCCAATTCGAAATAAACACGTTTATTGAAGATAATCGCGTGATCGCATGCACATTTAAAAACACAAAAGAATTCTTAACAATGAAAGAATAG
- a CDS encoding class I SAM-dependent methyltransferase — MPKTGDKEMEIIETPEVVTSYEPFSREPEYIEGNRQFIKELPFKSVNCMLDLACGTGTISELVLEENPDITIYGLDLSRESLELGQTDFKAAGFSSEDEIILRKQQEDQIAEILLIEGTADCLPMKDNWAEMVFQGHSIHMIPDLEKLLLEIHRVLTPGGIFAFNSSFYAGSQAEGTDHFYQLWWKFALQYITEKSQTLQAEGKPGIPRKRGTAKRAKPWMSKDDWFELLNKVNLQIEKVNERVIMMSQSSFETIGAYSGMAELMLSGYPVQEASEALIAGVRPALEEVGEKELPRLWLEFICKKP, encoded by the coding sequence TTGCCCAAAACTGGAGATAAAGAAATGGAGATAATTGAAACACCAGAGGTTGTAACCTCTTATGAGCCTTTTTCAAGGGAACCAGAATATATTGAAGGAAACAGACAGTTTATTAAAGAACTACCATTTAAGTCGGTCAATTGCATGTTGGATCTAGCCTGTGGCACTGGAACCATCTCTGAGCTAGTCCTTGAGGAAAATCCAGATATCACCATTTATGGTTTGGATTTATCACGTGAGTCTTTGGAATTAGGACAAACTGATTTCAAAGCCGCGGGCTTTTCAAGTGAAGACGAGATCATTCTCCGGAAACAGCAAGAAGACCAAATCGCAGAGATCCTCCTCATAGAAGGAACTGCTGATTGCCTACCCATGAAAGACAATTGGGCAGAAATGGTTTTCCAGGGACATTCCATTCACATGATTCCTGATCTTGAGAAACTACTTCTGGAAATCCACCGCGTGTTGACTCCTGGTGGAATCTTTGCTTTTAATAGCTCCTTCTATGCTGGTAGCCAAGCTGAAGGCACCGACCACTTCTATCAACTATGGTGGAAATTTGCCCTCCAATACATTACGGAAAAAAGCCAGACACTGCAGGCCGAAGGAAAACCTGGTATTCCTAGAAAACGAGGAACTGCCAAGAGAGCAAAGCCTTGGATGAGTAAGGATGATTGGTTTGAGCTGCTCAACAAAGTAAATTTACAAATCGAGAAGGTTAATGAGCGAGTCATCATGATGAGCCAGAGTAGTTTTGAAACCATCGGAGCCTATTCTGGAATGGCTGAACTGATGCTCAGTGGCTACCCGGTTCAAGAAGCATCAGAAGCTCTCATTGCTGGGGTTAGACCGGCCTTAGAAGAAGTCGGAGAGAAAGAGCTTCCCCGACTATGGCTAGAGTTTATCTGTAAGAAACCATAA
- a CDS encoding acyl carrier protein translates to MKVYTKEEIVNEVLDIIKDMTSDWEFDDFDGEIGDETKLVGDLSFESVEIVQLMVSLEQHFGIKNLASEKLLLKDGRQVTDLTVPEIAEFLNTQMEERS, encoded by the coding sequence ATGAAAGTATATACTAAAGAAGAAATAGTAAATGAGGTGCTTGATATCATCAAAGACATGACTAGTGACTGGGAGTTCGACGACTTTGATGGGGAAATTGGTGATGAAACCAAGCTAGTTGGTGATTTATCATTTGAGTCGGTGGAGATCGTCCAACTCATGGTATCGCTTGAACAACATTTTGGAATCAAGAACCTTGCTTCAGAAAAATTACTTCTTAAGGATGGTCGCCAAGTAACAGATCTGACTGTTCCTGAAATAGCTGAATTCTTAAACACTCAAATGGAGGAAAGATCATGA